DNA sequence from the Syntrophobacterales bacterium genome:
TCGACCCTAAGCGTGGAATAAAAGGGGCGCACTACTTCAAGACGGCCTGGAACTCGGACGAGAAGATCATAGCGGCGGACCTTGGGTACATGCTTGAGAACGTCGTACCGTAAATAAGCTACTTCCATGGCCCTCTCTCTGCAACGGGGGAGGGTCAGGAAAAAAGGAGACTTACATGCCAATATACATAGTAAAAGATGGTCACATACTCCATGACGGGACGCTATACGCTCCAGGAGACACTATAAGCCTCAAAGAAGATCAGGCGGACGGCCTTTCGGTAGAGATGCTCCAAGACGGGCAGGAGGGGACAACTCTAACTAACAAGGAGATGATTGCGCTTCTTGCGCAACGGGGCGTTGAAATCCCACCCAAACCTACCAGGGCGCAGCTCCTTGAACTCCTTGCCGAGTCCGAAAAGACAGATAAAAAGGACGGTCAGTAAATGTACTCTACCATTGACGATATCAAAAAACTGCTCCCCGAGGGCGCGCTTATCCAGCTAACCGATGACGAAGATACCGGAGCGCCGGTAATTGCAAGGATAGACGAGGCAGTAGTGCAGGCCGACGCAGAGATCAACGCGTACTGCGCGGGCAGGTACATAGTCCCGTTTGCGACCACACCCGACGTGATCAAAAAATGCTCAGTCGATATCGCGATTTATAACCTATACAGCAGACATGTGGAGGAGATTCCGGAGACAAGGGCTGACCGGTATAAAAATGCGATACGTCTCCTTGAGGCCATAGCTAAGGGGACGATTTCTATCGGGGCGGCGGAGGAACTGTCTACAAATAACTCCGACAGCGCGGTAAACACAAAAACAAACGATGACCGTACCTTTACAAAAGAAAGTCTGGCGGGGTTCTAAATGGACTTTACGGATATTGAAGACAGGATAAAGACTGCGATCAGGACGGCTATACCCTACGCCAAACTTGTTGAGACCTACGCGGGTCAGCTTGAGGGCGATATGGAAAAGCTTCCCATGTCGTTCCCTGTAGTCTTCGTGGCTTACGGCGGCTCCGCTCTCGACCTGGTCGATGGTCAGAGCTATAACGACGCCCCCACATTCTCGATCGTCGTCGCGGCCAAGGACTTGCGAGGAGCGAAGGATCTGCGCGAAGGCGAACATGGCTGCTACCAGATGATAAAGGGTGTGCTCGGCGCAATAGCGGGACAGACTTTAGGACTCGACATATGGCCTCTTAAACCGGTCCGGGTCAATCTTATCTTTATATCCAGGATCATGGCAGCCTACGGCATAGATTTCGAAACGAGTTTTGATAGCATCTATCAGGAGGGATAATGGCAAAGATACGAGTAATCGCAAAAGTAGACGGAGTC
Encoded proteins:
- a CDS encoding DUF1834 family protein, producing the protein MDFTDIEDRIKTAIRTAIPYAKLVETYAGQLEGDMEKLPMSFPVVFVAYGGSALDLVDGQSYNDAPTFSIVVAAKDLRGAKDLREGEHGCYQMIKGVLGAIAGQTLGLDIWPLKPVRVNLIFISRIMAAYGIDFETSFDSIYQEG
- a CDS encoding DUF1320 domain-containing protein — protein: MYSTIDDIKKLLPEGALIQLTDDEDTGAPVIARIDEAVVQADAEINAYCAGRYIVPFATTPDVIKKCSVDIAIYNLYSRHVEEIPETRADRYKNAIRLLEAIAKGTISIGAAEELSTNNSDSAVNTKTNDDRTFTKESLAGF